The Terriglobus roseus region TGCGAGGAGCAGAGCCGTGTGGCTGGCCTGCAGGTATTGCTGTGCCCATGTCTGGACATAGAACGCTGCCGCTGTTCCGACCAGAGCGCAGAGCAGCATGGCGAAGATGAGGTATCCGCTGATGTCTATGCGGGGTGTTTCTACCAGAGGCATTGCGAGCGCGAGAAAAAGAGCTGCGAAGCCGATTTGGAGGGTTGCGAGTTGGGACGCGGGGATTTGTCGGGCTAAGTGCGACAGCGACAGCAGATGCGCGGCGAATGCGATGGCGCAGAGGAAGCTGAGGAGGTCGCCCAGGTGAAGTCCGTGAGTGAATTCGCTTAGCGGCAGATTGGCAGGTGTGGTGAGTAGGACGATGCCTGCAAATGCTCCGGCGGCTCCAAAGAGGGGCACGATTCCGGGGCGGGGTGCGCCGGGCGGACGGAGTTTGGGGACGATGCAGAAGAGCGGCACAAGAACAACGACTAGCCCTGTGAGAAAGGCGCAGCGAGGTGCTGTGGTGGTTTGCAGGCCGGTGGTTTGCAGGGCGTAGCCGAGGGCGAGGAAGAGTCCAGCGACAGCACCTGCGCGGATGGCCGAACGGGAGAGGTTTCGCAGATGGCGGAGATGGACGACTGCTAACGCGATACATGCGAGCGTCATACGCAGGGTGTTGAAGAGTAAGGGCGAACAGTCGCGCAGGGCGTTCTGCACCACGCTGAAGGTGGCTCCCCAGACGAGAACGATGGCGAGCAGGAAGGCGTGAGCCAGGAGGGATTGGCGGCGCGTGACGATCATGAACGCTCGTCGCATTCGGCGGCGTTTATGCCGGCGTAGCCGCAGAGGTCGAGCAGAACGAGAAGGACGCGGCGGAGGGCGAGATCACGTCCCCGGGTGTCATGCCATTCATTGGTGGTGTGCACGCCCCCAGCGAGGCCACCGGCGCCGATGGCGACAGCTTCGCGGCCGAGGGAGAGCGGGATGTTGGCATCGGTGGAGCCGAGGCGTTCTTCGGTGCGAAGGCGCAGATGGCGGTCGGCGGCGTGGATGCTGGCGAGTAGACGCGAATTAGGCGCGAGTTCTCCCGCGGGACGGTCGCCGATGAGGGTGATGGTTGCTTTCAGGGTTTCGCGGTGAGAGCGCGGGATGGCGAGCATGGCGTCTTCGACGGCGCGGTAGAGACGGACTTCCAGCGAGAGGATCTGGTTGGCGTCGGTGGAGCGGATGTCGAAGGTGGCGGAGGCGGATTGAGGGACGGAGGTGACCGATGTGCCTCCCCGGATTTCGCCGATGTTGAGCGTCGTTCTCGGTCGCGAGGGGAGTTTCAGTGCGGCGAGTTCGCTGATGGCCTGCGCGAGGATGACGATGGGGTTGGGCAGAGCGGAGTCAGTCCATGCGTGGCCGCCGGGGCCGGTGATTTCGACACGGAAGCGTCGGCTGCCGAGGGCTCGGGTGACGACGGTTTCATTGCCTGCGCCTTCGAGTGCGAGCGAGCCGCAGATGCGTGATGCGAAGGGTGACCCTTTGAAGAGATGACGCATGCCGCGGAGGTCGCCCTCGGCTTCTTCGCCGGTGTTGGCGGCGAAGAGGATGTTGGCGGCGGGGTCGATTTCCGCGTGGCGCATGGCGGCGGCGATGGCGAGAAGTGCGGCCAGGCCTGCGCCGTTGTCAGAGATTCCAGGGCCGATGAGGAGCGATTCGTCTTCGCGGATGTCGAGTTCGGTTTCGGCTGCGAAGACGGTGTCGAGATGCGCGGATAGCAACACGACGGGGGATGTGCCGTCGTCTTCGTGAAGAAGGCCGAGCGCGTTACCTGCTGCGTCGATGTGGACGTTGGCGAGGCCGAGTTCATTCATGCGGTCGACAAACCATGCAGCGCGTGTGGCTTCACCGAAGGGCGGCGCGGGGATGGCAACGCATTCCTTCTGCCACGCGCGGAGGCGTGGTTCATGCAGATGGAACCAGCCGAAGGCGCGATGGACGGAGCGGTCCTGAGCGATCTGAGCGATGCGGGCGAGCGGGAGGAGTTCGCGGTCACGAAGAATCATGCGGAGGCCTCCTCTGTCGTTGGATGGTCGCGATAGACCACCTGCATCATGTGCAGCCCCTGTGGGGGTGCGGTGGCTCCGGCGGCGTCGCGTTTCTTTGCGGTCAGGATAGCGGGAATGCTGTCGGCGGGGATGCGGCTGGCGCCGATTTCAACGCAAGTGCCCACGATGTTGCGGACCATGTGATGGAGGAAGCCGGTGCCGGTGACTCGGTAGACGAACAGGTCGTTGTGGAGGAGCCATTCGGAGGCAAAGATGGTGCGGATGTTGTTCAGTGGTTCGCCGGATTCCTCGGCTCGGCGTTTGCGATCGGGGTCGCGGGCGGCGAAGGAAGAGAAGTCGTGTGTGCCGATGAGTGCGGCTGCGGCTTGTTGCATGAGCTCCAGGTTTAAGGGCCAGCGGCAGTCCCATGCGTAACGCGCAATGTGTGGCAGGCAGATGCGTTCTTCGCGGCTGCCGGGAGTGCGGCGGGGGAAGATGCGGTACTCGTAGGTCTTGTTGAGGACGTTGGCGCGGGCGTGGAAGTCTTCCGAAACGGATTCGCAGGTGAGAATGCGGATGGCGGAGGGAAGTCGACGATTTAATGCGCGGTGGAGGCGATCTGCAGGAATGTCCGCTTTTAACGTGAGCGAAACAGTCTGGCCCGAGGCGTGGACGCCGGTGTCGGTGCGTCCGGAGCCCTGCGGGAGGGTTTCTTCGCCGATGGTTTCGCGAAGGACTTCCGCGAGGGTACCTTGGATGGTTCGCAGGTCGGGCTGGATCTGCCATCCGAAAAAATCCGTGCCATCGTACGCCAGCGTGAGCCGGAAGGTGTGTATTGCGGCTTCTGGCTGGGTCGTGGGATCGGGCATGGCGAGAGGTCCGCGGGAACATTGCGGATGTTTCGAACGTACCATGCACGACTATGCCGTGCGGCATGGCCGGTGGTTGGTATACTTTGACTTCCGAAGGGAACACGGGCGTACAGGTGGCCTGCGAACGGGTTCAGCCAGCAATCCAATGGATTGAACTGTGCTGATAACCGGCCGCATGTAATTAAGGTGCGTCCGAACGGGTCCGGTGAACGTCTTCCTTAGGAAAGACTTTCCTCACAGTTGTTGGAGAACACAGGCGTGAAAGCAGGAACATTGCAGGGAGCGGCCGGAATTGCGCTGCTTTTCATGGGAACACTTGGCCAGGAAGTGGCGTTGGCGCAGGCTGGGCAACAGCAGGCTCCTCCGGCTGGCACGCAGACAAACCCCACGGCACCTGCCCCTCCACAGGCGCAGCAGATCACTACGACCGGCGCGCCAGGTATCCCACAGGCTCCTGAACCGGCGCATCCGGGACCGCTGTTTCTGCGTGAAACGGGCAAAGATTACAGCAATCTGAAGAGCCATTGGAAGAACCCGATTGCTCCGTATACGCCCACGGATTACAACTCGCCGCGCCTGAGCAATACGCCTCGGCTGGGTGATCTGCTGAAGGACGGCAAGATCTACCTGAGCCTGTCCGATTCCGTGCTGCTGGCGCTGGAAAACAACTTCGATATTGAGATTGCCCGTATCAACCTGGACATTGCAGATACTGACATTCTGCGCGCCAAGGCTGGCAGCACGCTGCGCGGTGTTTCCACCGGTATCGTGGCGAACACGCTGGGCGGTACCTCAACGACTGTGACCGGTGGTGGTGGTCCTGGCGGTACGACGACTTCTTCGGGTGGTTCGGGTACGGGTGCTTCGGGACTCGTGCTGTCGACCAACGGTGGAGGTCCTACGCCGTTGAACCGCGACCCGCTCGTTACGGGCACGTTGCAGTATGAGAGCGCGATTTCGCCTGGTGGTACGAGCATCTTCAACCCGAACTCCACGACGACCGATACGGCGACGTACAACTTCGGCTACCAGCAGGGATTCCTGACCGGTACGCAGTTGAATGTGACCTTCAGCAACTCGCGTGTGACTTCGACTTCGTTTCTGAGCGCGTACACACCACAGTTCAACTCGTCGTTCAAGGCGACGGTTACGCAGAACCTGTTGCAGGGCTTTGGCCCGTGGATTCAGGGACGCTTCGTGGTGCAGGCGAAGATCAATCGCCGTATTACGGATTCAGCCTTCCGTCAGCAGTTGATCTACACCGTGACGCAGGTTGAGAGCATCTACTGGAACCTGGTGAGTGCGTACGAAGACGTTCAGGCGAAGACACGCGCACTGGAACAGTCCACGAAGCTGGCACAAGATAACCGTCGTCAGCTTGAGATTGGAACGCTGGCACCGCTGGATATCATCAACAGCGATCAGGCTGTAAGCACCGATCGCCAGGCGCTGGTGACCTCGCAATCAAACCTGGAGTATCAGCAGTTGCTGATGAAGCAGGCGATTGTGCGCGATCTGAATGATCCGCAGCTTGCGACGGCTCCGGTTATTCCGACGGACCGCGTGAGCCTGGAGCGTTTGCCGGAAGAAGATACGCCTATCGAAGACCTGGTGAAGCAGGCTTACGTGAACAATCCTTCGATTGAGCAGGCAGTGCTCAATATGGAGACCAACAAGATCACGATTCGTGCGGAAAAGAATGGTCTGCTGCCGACGCTGAATGCCTATGCGTTCTACGGTGGTACAGGTATTGCCGGTACGGCGAACCCTGCCAGCTCGGCATGTACGAACAATCCGACGCTGCCGAATTGCGGTCTGGGTAACTTTGGAGCGTATGGCACGGCGTTCTCCGGCGCATTCAACAACAGCGCCCCGGATCGCGGTGTAGGTGCGACGCTGAGCATTCCGATTCGCAACCGTCCGGCGCAGGCTGACCAGGCCCGTTCGCAGATGGAATATCGCCAGGCGCAGATGCGTTTGCAGCAGCTGTACACACAGACGCGGATTCAGGTGATCAACGGGCAGTATGCGTTGACGAATGACCGTGCGAGTGTGGTGTCTGCACAGGCTACGCGTGACTATCAGGCACAGGCTCTGGATGCGGAACAGAAGAAGTTCCGGTTGGGGTCGTCGACCACGGCACTTGTGCTAGCACAGGAACGTGCGTTGGCTCTTGCTGACAACACCCTGATTACAGCGACTGCTGTGTATGCACGTGATCGTGCTTCGCTGCAGCAGTTGCTGGCGAACACGCTGGAGCGCTACAACATCAACATCGAGCAGGCAGCTTCAGGCACGATGAGCGCAGCGCCGGTGATTCCGGGATTGACGGCTCCGAAGGATCCGGCTCCACCGGCTCCGCTGACGAATACGCCTCCGCCGTTGCCGCCGTTCCAGATGCCGCAGCAGAAGTAGGTTTCACAAAACCAGAACAGAAGAGGCAGAGGGCATTACGCTCTCTGCCTCTTCTGCGTTTGCGCGCAAAGTACACTGGAAGAAATGTCTGAAATCGTTGCAAACGCGCTTTCCTCCTCGTCTTCTTCGTATCTGCGCTCGGCTATGCACCAGCCTGTGCAATGGCTGCCGTGGGGGCCTGAGGCCTTTGAACGTGCACTGGCGGAGGACAAGCCTGTGCTGCTGGATGTGGGCGCAGTGTGGTGCCACTGGTGCCATGTGATGGACCGCGAATCGTATGAGAATACGGAGACAGCGGCGCTGATCAATGAACACTTCATTGCGGTGAAGGTGGATCGTGATGAGCGACCGGATGTGGATACGCGTTATCAGGCGGCAGTGGCCGCGATCAGTGGACAGGGTGGGTGGCCTCTGACGGCGTTTCTTACGCCTGATGGGCGGCCTTACTTTGGCGGCACATACTTTCCGCCGGAAGAGCGTTATGGGCGTCCGTCGTTCCGACGTGTGTTGATGACGATGGCTGCTTCTTACCAGAATCAGCGTGAGGATGTTTTTGAGTCTGCTTCGAGCGTGATGGAGGCAATTGAGCAGGGCGAAACGTTCTCAGGCGCGATGAGTGATCTGGAGCGTGATGGCGCTGGGATTGCTTTGCTGCATCGCATGATGGATTCGGCTTTGAAGCAGTTCGATCCGGTGCATGGCGGCTTTGGGTCGGAGCCGAAGTTCCTTCATCCCGGAGCGATCACGATGCTGACCGATGCGGCTTCGCGCGGTGAAGCGAACGCGGCGCAGTGTGCGGAAGCTGTATTGACGACTCTGAAGAAGATGGCGCGCGGTGGTATCTACGATCAGCTTGGCGGCGGGTTCCATCGCTATTCAGTGGATGAGCGATGGATTGTGCCGCACTTCGAGAAGATGAGCTATGACAACTCCGAAATGCTTAGGAGTTACTGCCATGCGTTTCAGACTTTCGCGGATGCGGAGTGCGCGGCGGCGGCGCGGGGCATTATCCAGTGGATGGACGAGTGGTTGTGTGATCGCGAGCGTGGCGGATTCTTCGCTTCGCAGGACGCGGATCAGTCGCTGGATGACGATGGCAATTACTTCACATGGACGCGCGCGGAGGCTGCGGAAGTTCTCACTCCGGAAGAGTTAAAGTTTGCCGAGGTGTATTACGACATTGGCGCGGTGGGTGACATGCATCACGATACTTCGCGCAATGTGTTGTTCCGTCCCATGACCTTGGAGAAAGCTGCGGAACATGCCGGAGTGGATGCGACGCTGGCACCGATGATGCTGAAGATGGTGCGTGCGAAGTTGTACCAGGCTCGGTTGAAACGGCCTACGCCATTGATTGATCGCACGCTGTACATCGGCTGGAATGCGATGTGTATTTCTGCGTTTGTGACTGCGGGTCGCGCGTTGCAGATGCCGAAGGCGATTGCGTTTGCGAAGAAGTCGCTCGACCGCGTGTTGGCTGCTGCGCTGCAGGATGGCGTGGTGTCGCACGTGGTGGCTTATGCCGAAAACGTGAATGCGGCTGCGAACGTGCCGGGTGTGCTGGATGATTCTGTCTTTCTTGCTCATGCCTGCCTGGATGTTTGGGAGACGTGTGGTGAGCAGGCGTATTACCTTGCTGCGGAGCAGATTGCGGAGACGCTGTTACGCCGTTTCTATGATGGTCGTGGTGGTGGGTTCTATGACACGCCTTCGGATGCTGCAGAGTTGATTGGTGCTTTGATCACGCGGCGTAAGCCGATTCAGGATGCCCCTACGCCTGCTGGTAATCCTGCTGCGGCGATGTTGTTGCTTCGTCTGCATGAGTTGAGTGGCAAGCAGGTGTATCGCGATAACGCGCAGGAGACTCTGGAGACGTTCGCGGGCATTGTGGAGCACTTTGGTTTGTATGCGGCGACGTTTGCGTTGGCGTTGGGACAGTTTTCTCGTCCGCCGGTGCAGGTGGTGATTGTGGGCGATGGTGAGGAAGCTGCACGGTTGGAGTTGATTGCGTTGACGCCGTTTGCGGTGAACCGCACCGTGATTCGCGTGAAGGCGGAGCAGATGGATGCGTTGCCACCCGCGTTGATGGAGACTGTGGCGAAGATGCCTCGTGAGGAAGGCGTGTATGCGTTGGTGTGCAGTGGCATGACGTGCCATCCGCCGATACGCGATGTGGAGGAGTTGATTACTGCATTGCAGGCGTAATGATATTCAAGAAACGAAGAGGCCAGGTGATGATCACCCGGCCTCTTCGTTTTGTCTAGTTGCGAGTGTTACTGCCAGCCGCCACCGAGTGCCTGGTAGAGCTGCACCAAGGAAACTGCTTCGCCCTGTTGCGCGCTGATGAGGTTCAACTGCGCATTGAAGAGTGAGGAGTCACTGACGAGAACTTCCAGATAGGTTGCGGCGCCCGCCTGATAACGAACGCGTGCGAGACGTGTTGCGTCCTGCGCGGCTGCGACAAGCTTCTGCTGTTCTTCACGTGCGGAACGTTGTTTGTTTACCGCGATGAGGGCATTCGATACATCGCGGAAGGCACCGAGAATGGTCTTCTGATAGGTGAGGACCATCTCTTCCTTCTGTTGTTTCGAAAGCGCATACTGCCCGCTCAGTTTGCCACCTGCGAAGATCGGCTGCGCGAGCGAACCGATGCCGTAGATGGTGCGACCGGATGGGTCAAAGAGGTTGGAGAAGCTGTCTCCGCCGAGACCTGCGGAGAAGCTGATGGAGAGCTGGGGGAAGAACTGCGCCTTCGCCACGCCGACGTTTGCGTTAGCTGCCTTCAGCTGTGCTTCCGCCTGCTGGATGTCCGGGCGACGCTCCAACAATTGCGAAGGAACACCTACAGGGAGATCCCGCGGCACAGGCGCGAGTGCAGATGGATCTGTATGCGCGACTGTACCCGGAGTCTGGCCCAGCAGGAGACGCATTGCGTTTTCCTGCTGCTCACGCTGCTGTTCCAGCGTAGGGATAGCGGAAGTAGCACCGTAAAGAAGCTGTTCTGCCTGACGAAGATCCGAGAGCGGAGCGCGGCCGCCATCGGTCAGCGCACGAGTGAGACGAACAGAATCCTGCCTGGCCTTCAGCGTGTCTTGCGCGACGGCAATCTGCTGGTCGAGCGAACGCAGCGTGAAGTAGGTGGTGGCTACCTGGCTGACAAGGGACATGCGCACCGCGGAGCGTGCCCAGTCCTGCGCGATGAGTTGATCGCGTGCGGCTTCTGTCTGTTTGCGATAGAGGCCCCAGAAGTCGGGTATCCACGCAGCGGAGAGATTGAGGCTGCCTGCGGTAATTGGCGAGCTAATCGTATTGCTGAGAGAATCCGGCAACTCCGCACCGATGCCCGAACCGCCAGCGTTGAACGTAGGGAATTGATTGGCGCGTGTGATCTTCACCTGCGACTGCGCTTCCAATACTTTCTGCGCTGCGATGCGCAGATCGTAGTTGGCTGCAAGCGCCTGCTGGATGTCCTGCTGCAGTTCGGGTTCGTGGAAGATTTCGCTCCAC contains the following coding sequences:
- a CDS encoding M20/M25/M40 family metallo-hydrolase, whose translation is MILRDRELLPLARIAQIAQDRSVHRAFGWFHLHEPRLRAWQKECVAIPAPPFGEATRAAWFVDRMNELGLANVHIDAAGNALGLLHEDDGTSPVVLLSAHLDTVFAAETELDIREDESLLIGPGISDNGAGLAALLAIAAAMRHAEIDPAANILFAANTGEEAEGDLRGMRHLFKGSPFASRICGSLALEGAGNETVVTRALGSRRFRVEITGPGGHAWTDSALPNPIVILAQAISELAALKLPSRPRTTLNIGEIRGGTSVTSVPQSASATFDIRSTDANQILSLEVRLYRAVEDAMLAIPRSHRETLKATITLIGDRPAGELAPNSRLLASIHAADRHLRLRTEERLGSTDANIPLSLGREAVAIGAGGLAGGVHTTNEWHDTRGRDLALRRVLLVLLDLCGYAGINAAECDERS
- a CDS encoding efflux transporter outer membrane subunit, encoding MRHPAITSVLSLALIATTGCNVGPKYTRPQVPAPPAFRGADEAVVSSDPTQSIGDRKWSEIFHEPELQQDIQQALAANYDLRIAAQKVLEAQSQVKITRANQFPTFNAGGSGIGAELPDSLSNTISSPITAGSLNLSAAWIPDFWGLYRKQTEAARDQLIAQDWARSAVRMSLVSQVATTYFTLRSLDQQIAVAQDTLKARQDSVRLTRALTDGGRAPLSDLRQAEQLLYGATSAIPTLEQQREQQENAMRLLLGQTPGTVAHTDPSALAPVPRDLPVGVPSQLLERRPDIQQAEAQLKAANANVGVAKAQFFPQLSISFSAGLGGDSFSNLFDPSGRTIYGIGSLAQPIFAGGKLSGQYALSKQQKEEMVLTYQKTILGAFRDVSNALIAVNKQRSAREEQQKLVAAAQDATRLARVRYQAGAATYLEVLVSDSSLFNAQLNLISAQQGEAVSLVQLYQALGGGWQ
- a CDS encoding DMT family transporter, with amino-acid sequence MIVTRRQSLLAHAFLLAIVLVWGATFSVVQNALRDCSPLLFNTLRMTLACIALAVVHLRHLRNLSRSAIRAGAVAGLFLALGYALQTTGLQTTTAPRCAFLTGLVVVLVPLFCIVPKLRPPGAPRPGIVPLFGAAGAFAGIVLLTTPANLPLSEFTHGLHLGDLLSFLCAIAFAAHLLSLSHLARQIPASQLATLQIGFAALFLALAMPLVETPRIDISGYLIFAMLLCALVGTAAAFYVQTWAQQYLQASHTALLLALEPAFALLTALLFFGERLTLRSGLGAALILISLIASELLSSQPVSEQPEANAA
- the truA gene encoding tRNA pseudouridine(38-40) synthase TruA gives rise to the protein MPDPTTQPEAAIHTFRLTLAYDGTDFFGWQIQPDLRTIQGTLAEVLRETIGEETLPQGSGRTDTGVHASGQTVSLTLKADIPADRLHRALNRRLPSAIRILTCESVSEDFHARANVLNKTYEYRIFPRRTPGSREERICLPHIARYAWDCRWPLNLELMQQAAAALIGTHDFSSFAARDPDRKRRAEESGEPLNNIRTIFASEWLLHNDLFVYRVTGTGFLHHMVRNIVGTCVEIGASRIPADSIPAILTAKKRDAAGATAPPQGLHMMQVVYRDHPTTEEASA
- a CDS encoding TolC family protein; this encodes MKAGTLQGAAGIALLFMGTLGQEVALAQAGQQQAPPAGTQTNPTAPAPPQAQQITTTGAPGIPQAPEPAHPGPLFLRETGKDYSNLKSHWKNPIAPYTPTDYNSPRLSNTPRLGDLLKDGKIYLSLSDSVLLALENNFDIEIARINLDIADTDILRAKAGSTLRGVSTGIVANTLGGTSTTVTGGGGPGGTTTSSGGSGTGASGLVLSTNGGGPTPLNRDPLVTGTLQYESAISPGGTSIFNPNSTTTDTATYNFGYQQGFLTGTQLNVTFSNSRVTSTSFLSAYTPQFNSSFKATVTQNLLQGFGPWIQGRFVVQAKINRRITDSAFRQQLIYTVTQVESIYWNLVSAYEDVQAKTRALEQSTKLAQDNRRQLEIGTLAPLDIINSDQAVSTDRQALVTSQSNLEYQQLLMKQAIVRDLNDPQLATAPVIPTDRVSLERLPEEDTPIEDLVKQAYVNNPSIEQAVLNMETNKITIRAEKNGLLPTLNAYAFYGGTGIAGTANPASSACTNNPTLPNCGLGNFGAYGTAFSGAFNNSAPDRGVGATLSIPIRNRPAQADQARSQMEYRQAQMRLQQLYTQTRIQVINGQYALTNDRASVVSAQATRDYQAQALDAEQKKFRLGSSTTALVLAQERALALADNTLITATAVYARDRASLQQLLANTLERYNINIEQAASGTMSAAPVIPGLTAPKDPAPPAPLTNTPPPLPPFQMPQQK
- a CDS encoding thioredoxin domain-containing protein; the encoded protein is MSEIVANALSSSSSSYLRSAMHQPVQWLPWGPEAFERALAEDKPVLLDVGAVWCHWCHVMDRESYENTETAALINEHFIAVKVDRDERPDVDTRYQAAVAAISGQGGWPLTAFLTPDGRPYFGGTYFPPEERYGRPSFRRVLMTMAASYQNQREDVFESASSVMEAIEQGETFSGAMSDLERDGAGIALLHRMMDSALKQFDPVHGGFGSEPKFLHPGAITMLTDAASRGEANAAQCAEAVLTTLKKMARGGIYDQLGGGFHRYSVDERWIVPHFEKMSYDNSEMLRSYCHAFQTFADAECAAAARGIIQWMDEWLCDRERGGFFASQDADQSLDDDGNYFTWTRAEAAEVLTPEELKFAEVYYDIGAVGDMHHDTSRNVLFRPMTLEKAAEHAGVDATLAPMMLKMVRAKLYQARLKRPTPLIDRTLYIGWNAMCISAFVTAGRALQMPKAIAFAKKSLDRVLAAALQDGVVSHVVAYAENVNAAANVPGVLDDSVFLAHACLDVWETCGEQAYYLAAEQIAETLLRRFYDGRGGGFYDTPSDAAELIGALITRRKPIQDAPTPAGNPAAAMLLLRLHELSGKQVYRDNAQETLETFAGIVEHFGLYAATFALALGQFSRPPVQVVIVGDGEEAARLELIALTPFAVNRTVIRVKAEQMDALPPALMETVAKMPREEGVYALVCSGMTCHPPIRDVEELITALQA